A segment of the Bacteriovorax sp. PP10 genome:
ATGTTGTTTGTACAAAAATCGAAGAGAAAATGGGGATCCACGGTCAAGCGACTTGTGAAATGACTTTTGGATCTAAAGGAGAATGCGAAGGTGTTCTTATTGGAAAAGAATTCGAAGGTATGACGAATATGTTCATCCTTATGAACGAAGCTCGCCTTCTTTGTGGTGTTCAAGGTGAAGCACAGGCCAATATGGTTTATATGCTAACTGAGCAATACGCGAGAGAGAGATCACAGTTCGGAAAAGAAATCATCACTCTTCCAGATGTTAAGAGAACTCTTTTAAAGATGAGATCAATGTCTCGTGCGATGAGAAGTTTAATTCTTTACACTGGTGACCAGTTCGATAAAGCTCACGCAGGTGACGCTCAAGCAGAAGCTGAAATCGCATTCCTTACTCCAATCTGTAAATCATACTGCTCTGATGAAGGCTTCAACGTTGCTGTTGATGCAATCCAGACTCACGGTGGATACGGATTTTGTTCTGAATACGGAATTGAGCAATTTGCCCGCGACCTAAAAATTGCTTCAATCTATGAAGGGACTAACGCTATTCAGGCGATGGACTTCACGATGAGAAAAGTTTTAAAAGATAACGCGAAAACATTCATGGGAATTGGAGCGAAGATCCAAAAAACTATGGCCCGTAAAGAAGCGGCCGAGTTCCCGGAAGAAGTAGCAGTGCTTGGAAAAAATCTTCAGAAGGCACAAGAGATTCTTGCGAACTTCGGAGCGTTAGCAAAAGCTAATAACTTTGATGCGATCCTTTTTAACTCGCAAGCATTTTTAAATTTCTCTGCGAACTTAGTTGTGTCTTGGTTATTACTTGAAGGTGCGTGTGAAGCAGTTGCAGCAACTCCATCAGCTCAAGGACAAGAAGATAAAGACTATTACCAGAGCAAAAAAGTCGACTTTAGATTCTTCGTTCAGCAGCAACTTGTTAGAAATGCAGGTATCGCTCAAACGATATTGAATTTCAAAGAAGACTTATCGCAATTGAATGTTTGATCCCTTTAGTGTTACACTAGGCTTGATTATACTTTTAAAATTGAGCTAAAAATGGACATTCAGAAAATAAGCGAAGAGATCAAACTCTTCTCGTCATCTACTCATGGCAGTAGTGACTATGATAAAGATGAATACTTTATCATGAGCGAAGACCGTAAAGACTTCGCGCCCTTTAAATACTTACAAAAAAGATTACCAGAGACAAAAGACATCTACTCGCTTCTGCGAGTAGGTTTTGTCTATGATTCATTTGAACTTTCAAATAATGAAAATTTTCAAATTTGGTATGAGAAGCAATTCTCAAGAAAGCTTCTTAAAAAAGACGCTAAGAAAATTTCTATCGTTTATGTTCCAAACAATAAATCTATCCTGGA
Coding sequences within it:
- a CDS encoding acyl-CoA dehydrogenase, producing MAQFKTDLKDIYFNLFNVLKIQQTPGIVENDMKDIINECNKFIEKEVYPTRTLGDHEGVSLANGKVTAPKSFQAPMKKYYENGWHAIGYPEDIGGMPVPHPVSLACQSIMNGANVAFSMYPGLSRGAMDVILKVGTQEQKDTYVPNMISGLWGGTMCLTEPGAGSDVGAVISTATPAGSNVYKIKGIKIFISSGDNDLYENVVHLVLAKTPGAPAGTKGLSLFIVPKIRLDGKTNDVVCTKIEEKMGIHGQATCEMTFGSKGECEGVLIGKEFEGMTNMFILMNEARLLCGVQGEAQANMVYMLTEQYARERSQFGKEIITLPDVKRTLLKMRSMSRAMRSLILYTGDQFDKAHAGDAQAEAEIAFLTPICKSYCSDEGFNVAVDAIQTHGGYGFCSEYGIEQFARDLKIASIYEGTNAIQAMDFTMRKVLKDNAKTFMGIGAKIQKTMARKEAAEFPEEVAVLGKNLQKAQEILANFGALAKANNFDAILFNSQAFLNFSANLVVSWLLLEGACEAVAATPSAQGQEDKDYYQSKKVDFRFFVQQQLVRNAGIAQTILNFKEDLSQLNV